From Aspergillus luchuensis IFO 4308 DNA, chromosome 2, nearly complete sequence:
GTCATCTCCATAGCACACTTCAGTAGTTGCAATCAGGTCTGGAATATAGGCTGTCCTAAATTGCGCTCCGGTGTTGAAAGGAACACTGGGTTTTGGGAAATACTTTTCAAATACTATGCGCTTACTGTCCTTGTGCACACTGATCAAGATCACGATCTGCACTTGCCCGTTAGAGTTATTTATCCACCAGGAGGCACCTTGACGGAGTCTAGGCATTGATTCTGCTACCGCACTCTCAATGACGATCCTTGGCCAATCCTTATTCCTAGGCTCTACTAAGGGATGGGACCAGCTATCGTCAGCTTCTTTCACGGAACCAGTAGGGCCAACGTGCATGGACGGCCATAAGCCAGGACGCTCCTCGATGTCGAGTCTCATGATCCTTAACTGGGAGGTGATCTCTCGTCTGAATGCCATGCGAGCCACGTTCTGCCTTTGTATGGCGAGTTTGACAATAAGAGTTTAAATTTCTGGGAAGTATGTAAACCTCACTGGATAACATAGCTGTTGGCGTTCCTGGACCAGGTGTTGAAAATCATGTTCAGACACAGATCCTAGAGACAGGTATTGATCAATATCGTGCTCTTCGAGTGTATCAAAGGAGGCTTTTATTGTTTCCTTGAGCCTTTCAAGGCTTTCGAATGCCTTTGGGGGATACCTCCCAGTCAAGGCAAGGTCGGCTGAGGGCAGAATAGTATACATGAGTCCTGTTGACGGTAGACATTCATTACGGCCTGATTTTGAGGGTTTCTCCATCTAAGATGAGGTCAGACTTCTATAGCCAAGAGCGCATACTCGAGCTTCAAGAGACGAGAACCTGGCAGGCTAATTGGAgagtaaaagaagaaaaaagagtcGAGGAAGCCATCTTCAGTATttgtataat
This genomic window contains:
- a CDS encoding uncharacterized protein (COG:S;~EggNog:ENOG410PXXD); translated protein: MAFRREITSQLRIMRLDIEERPGLWPSMHVGPTGSVKEADDSWSHPLVEPRNKDWPRIVIESAVAESMPRLRQGASWWINNSNGQVQIVILISVHKDSKRIVFEKYFPKPSVPFNTGAQFRTAYIPDLIATTEVCYGDDPPTVRGPSVTLEFQRLVGRKPVLSEKDVILWPELLLEIAEDIFEHDGFPPLRLARYSAPHMLTSHLNSGGAHTPNAR